A window from Leptospira meyeri encodes these proteins:
- a CDS encoding heme oxygenase (biliverdin-producing) — translation MSIAMMLREGTADKHQETEKVPYIRAIFRGGLDAQTYTYQLESLHAVYAVMEDLYRQNKDNPILAKLYFPALFREKSLKEDIVSFQKKFGTKLRGSISKATQNYIDHIKNTAKTKPELLVAQAYVRYLGDLSGGQSIKKVVAKTFELEGNEGTAFYEFPEIEDLMAFKGIYRQNLDTLPLNDTQKAELLAEANATFDLNKFLFIELDSDLKENIGMDRYQTLLPAG, via the coding sequence ATGTCCATAGCAATGATGTTACGAGAAGGTACTGCCGATAAACACCAAGAAACCGAAAAGGTTCCTTACATTCGGGCCATTTTTAGAGGCGGACTCGACGCCCAAACTTATACCTACCAACTGGAAAGCCTCCACGCTGTTTATGCAGTGATGGAAGACCTCTACCGTCAAAACAAAGATAACCCTATCTTAGCAAAACTTTACTTCCCTGCTCTCTTTCGGGAGAAATCTTTGAAAGAAGATATCGTTAGTTTCCAAAAAAAGTTCGGGACCAAACTTCGAGGTTCCATCTCCAAAGCCACACAAAACTACATTGATCACATCAAAAATACGGCAAAAACCAAACCAGAACTTCTTGTCGCACAGGCTTACGTCCGTTACTTGGGAGATCTTTCAGGAGGCCAGTCCATTAAAAAAGTAGTGGCAAAAACGTTTGAACTAGAAGGAAATGAAGGAACTGCTTTTTATGAATTTCCTGAAATCGAAGACCTCATGGCATTCAAAGGAATCTATCGTCAAAATTTGGATACTCTCCCATTGAACGATACACAAAAAGCCGAACTATTAGCAGAAGCAAATGCCACTTTTGATTTGAATAAGTTTTTGTTTATTGAACTCGACTCCGATCTAAAAGAAAATATCGGAATGGATCGTTACCAAACTCTTCTACCAGCAGGTTAA
- a CDS encoding LIC13212 family protein has product MILRFSIALAFLLGISALSAEKPASATLKERETQKQIDLQRKNGFGDNEIDTLHASIIGNLKKMKKLQELGVDKTAAQYLAQTPEEHKELYKKDKDGKPYLEIKLPQGQSYIDYPTVFLYDGIAYIYPKEDFSDLDKIILTFRRVNADGTIHVKEMRRLVNPSPRSESPEKDEKGEAKLDTNSDIRLEYYRSLTSDTIWPNDPVQPAEPDIAMVLNDEKDPLPYDKQKHIMRSYKKMLRKISKQTAFKLRNIELDQKQMITKILDYNTN; this is encoded by the coding sequence ATGATTCTACGATTCTCCATTGCTCTCGCTTTCTTACTTGGGATTTCGGCCCTTTCTGCTGAAAAACCAGCTTCTGCTACCTTAAAGGAACGTGAGACCCAAAAACAAATTGATCTCCAAAGAAAAAACGGGTTTGGGGATAACGAAATTGATACTCTCCATGCAAGTATCATCGGGAACTTAAAAAAGATGAAAAAACTCCAAGAGTTAGGTGTGGATAAAACAGCAGCCCAGTATTTGGCGCAAACACCCGAAGAACACAAAGAACTTTATAAAAAAGACAAAGATGGAAAACCATATCTGGAAATCAAACTTCCGCAAGGGCAGTCTTACATTGATTATCCGACAGTTTTTTTATATGATGGGATTGCTTACATCTACCCTAAAGAAGATTTCAGCGATTTGGACAAAATTATTTTAACATTTCGCCGTGTGAATGCAGATGGAACCATCCATGTAAAAGAAATGCGACGCCTCGTAAATCCATCCCCAAGATCAGAAAGTCCAGAGAAAGATGAAAAGGGAGAGGCAAAGTTAGATACAAACTCAGACATTCGTTTGGAATACTACAGATCTCTTACATCCGATACCATTTGGCCAAATGATCCGGTACAACCTGCTGAACCGGACATTGCTATGGTTTTAAATGATGAAAAAGATCCACTTCCTTATGACAAACAAAAACATATCATGAGATCTTATAAAAAGATGTTACGAAAAATTTCCAAACAAACGGCATTCAAACTCAGAAACATTGAGTTGGATCAAAAACAAATGATTACTAAAATTTTGGATTACAATACGAATTAA
- a CDS encoding DUF4143 domain-containing protein: protein MLAGRVGELIDYSNFGKEVGVDAKTSKEWISILERMGIIALVMPFSSYLSSRLIKSPKIYFLDTGFVCRLQGWSDPLPIVTSPQQGHLFENLVYAELHKLNQNFGFSFQIFHWRSKDGEEIDFLYSSHQNNLFF from the coding sequence TTGCTTGCTGGAAGAGTAGGAGAATTAATCGATTACTCTAATTTTGGAAAAGAAGTGGGAGTCGATGCAAAAACAAGTAAGGAATGGATATCCATACTTGAAAGAATGGGAATCATCGCTTTAGTTATGCCGTTTTCTTCATATTTATCTTCTCGACTCATCAAGTCTCCAAAGATTTATTTTTTAGATACGGGGTTTGTTTGTCGATTACAAGGATGGTCAGATCCATTACCTATTGTCACATCTCCACAACAAGGTCATTTGTTTGAGAATTTAGTTTATGCCGAATTACATAAATTAAACCAAAACTTTGGATTTAGTTTTCAGATTTTCCATTGGCGATCAAAAGATGGAGAAGAAATAGACTTTTTATACAGTTCTCACCAAAACAATTTATTTTTTTAG
- a CDS encoding AAA family ATPase produces the protein MWIAGDIAKQITDNQDIIQIIRGPRQCGKTSLLLHIDPSFKEISLDDHTFRELANRDPELFLSQFNTEKIFKRLHW, from the coding sequence ATGTGGATTGCGGGAGATATTGCAAAACAAATTACAGACAATCAGGATATCATTCAGATTATCCGTGGCCCAAGGCAATGTGGTAAAACTAGCTTACTACTTCATATTGATCCAAGTTTTAAGGAAATTTCATTGGATGATCATACATTTCGAGAACTTGCAAATCGTGACCCGGAACTATTTTTAAGTCAATTCAACACAGAAAAAATATTTAAACGACTACATTGGTAG
- a CDS encoding SOS response-associated peptidase family protein: MCNLLSWRLILEEEKKTDWYLKLSVESINEFIKTSSPLYEIKHPKSLLQSFQISDNKIISSTNTWGVKPSWCPDFLTNTKSEKLISSPYWSQFINNRILVPVHSFFEWQTQRTGKKHKYEITFKNPYTYFAGLWGEENGIRWITILTGMANEKMKTIHNNGENKHRQPLVMPTKFQYPWLDPFVTNPKDITDLFYKFTSEETTEVDLNQEQTLFD, translated from the coding sequence ATGTGTAACCTACTTTCCTGGAGATTGATTTTAGAAGAAGAGAAAAAAACTGATTGGTATCTAAAGTTATCCGTAGAATCAATTAATGAATTTATAAAAACATCTTCTCCACTTTATGAAATCAAACATCCCAAAAGTTTATTACAGTCCTTTCAAATTTCAGACAACAAAATCATCTCCTCAACTAATACTTGGGGGGTAAAACCATCTTGGTGTCCAGACTTTCTGACCAATACAAAATCAGAAAAATTAATATCCTCTCCCTATTGGAGTCAATTTATCAACAATCGTATCTTAGTTCCGGTTCATTCCTTTTTTGAATGGCAAACCCAAAGGACTGGGAAAAAACATAAGTATGAAATTACATTCAAAAACCCTTATACTTATTTTGCTGGATTATGGGGGGAAGAAAATGGGATTCGCTGGATAACCATTCTCACAGGTATGGCAAATGAAAAAATGAAAACAATTCATAATAATGGCGAAAACAAACACCGCCAACCTCTTGTTATGCCAACGAAATTCCAATACCCCTGGCTTGATCCATTTGTAACGAACCCAAAAGACATTACAGACTTATTTTACAAATTCACTTCAGAAGAAACAACAGAAGTGGATTTGAATCAGGAGCAAACTTTATTCGACTAG
- a CDS encoding LIC13411 family adhesin encodes MRIIGLLISLSFFLQCATYWKNRKNDFQDIVTVGAETPMYGAAVKVGPLPIGFVFQGGESEMGKKDLGRGLGLRGGQFGTYHSQQLVFGILGGESFHSGLPLLDAKGNWLVDKKGIPLTSDERANLKSYKMRYYSYIYDPVKDRKKRKKEHFRRELTKDIVAATGQKEFLVYLPEEDLKPFGYPPGYSWNVEVTAGVYGGARLGFNVAEAFDFLLGFTTIDLLDDDVEGKVKPSFPGFPFPAPTEAETDSPSEE; translated from the coding sequence ATGCGAATCATCGGACTCCTCATTAGCCTCTCTTTTTTTCTACAATGTGCCACATATTGGAAAAATCGTAAAAATGATTTCCAGGACATTGTAACCGTTGGTGCTGAAACACCAATGTATGGAGCTGCAGTGAAAGTAGGACCTTTGCCCATTGGATTTGTTTTCCAAGGTGGAGAATCTGAAATGGGAAAAAAAGATTTGGGTCGTGGTCTGGGGCTTCGGGGCGGGCAATTTGGCACTTACCATTCGCAACAGCTCGTCTTTGGTATATTAGGTGGTGAAAGTTTTCATTCTGGATTGCCTCTTTTGGATGCCAAAGGGAATTGGCTTGTGGATAAAAAAGGAATCCCCTTGACGAGTGACGAACGTGCCAACTTAAAAAGTTATAAAATGCGATATTACTCTTATATTTATGACCCTGTTAAAGATCGAAAAAAAAGAAAAAAGGAACACTTCCGTCGAGAGTTAACAAAGGACATTGTTGCTGCTACTGGCCAAAAGGAATTTTTAGTGTATCTTCCGGAAGAAGATTTAAAACCGTTTGGTTACCCTCCCGGATATTCTTGGAATGTCGAGGTCACAGCTGGTGTTTATGGTGGGGCTAGGTTAGGTTTTAATGTTGCGGAAGCTTTTGATTTTTTATTAGGATTTACTACCATTGATTTGTTAGATGACGATGTGGAAGGAAAAGTCAAACCAAGTTTCCCTGGTTTTCCTTTCCCGGCTCCAACCGAAGCAGAAACAGATTCTCCATCGGAGGAATGA
- a CDS encoding alpha/beta hydrolase, with protein sequence MLGIKKSVAQLVFSLPEHWISTLVRKTGQPETNQLDPHCALACNIAKFLPKMEQMSPEKARRHYRDQMRIFDEPEFPIAHIEDKLIPTPSASFIPIRVYNANPQKRNLPTILFFHGGGLTIGNLETHDNFCRRMSHYTKSIVIAVDYRLAPEHPYPAAHDDVWLAYQYVRNTVYLFGGSPNAIAVCGDSAGALLATSLCLRAKKDKIPVPVFQALLYPMLDTTKESETYELFGEGYVLTRSLMRWFIQNYLPNPKDRLLHNNSPVLADPKELKGLPPTYIGVAGYDPLREEGETYAKHLQMAGVKVEERLFPSLVHGYIQLTGLIPKAKEAEQDLFQSLVRFFSARKI encoded by the coding sequence ATGTTAGGTATCAAAAAATCAGTCGCACAACTTGTCTTTTCGTTACCAGAACATTGGATTTCCACTTTGGTTCGAAAGACAGGCCAACCAGAAACCAACCAATTGGATCCACATTGTGCTTTAGCATGTAACATTGCGAAGTTCCTACCCAAAATGGAACAAATGAGTCCAGAAAAAGCACGTAGACACTACCGCGATCAAATGCGGATCTTTGATGAGCCAGAATTTCCCATCGCTCATATCGAAGACAAACTCATTCCTACTCCTAGTGCCTCTTTCATTCCCATCCGAGTCTACAACGCAAACCCACAAAAAAGGAATCTTCCCACCATACTCTTCTTTCATGGTGGCGGACTCACCATCGGAAATTTAGAAACACATGATAATTTTTGCCGAAGAATGTCTCATTATACAAAAAGTATTGTGATTGCCGTTGATTATCGTTTAGCACCAGAACACCCATACCCTGCTGCTCATGATGACGTATGGCTTGCCTATCAATATGTTCGCAATACTGTTTATCTGTTTGGAGGATCACCAAACGCAATTGCCGTTTGTGGAGATAGTGCGGGAGCACTTCTTGCCACTTCTCTTTGCCTTCGTGCCAAAAAAGACAAAATCCCTGTTCCTGTTTTCCAAGCACTCTTGTACCCAATGCTTGATACAACAAAAGAATCCGAAACCTATGAGCTCTTCGGTGAAGGGTATGTCCTCACAAGGTCTCTGATGAGATGGTTCATCCAGAACTACCTTCCGAATCCTAAAGATCGACTTTTGCACAATAATTCCCCAGTTTTGGCCGACCCAAAAGAATTAAAAGGCCTTCCACCTACTTACATTGGAGTTGCGGGTTACGACCCTCTCCGGGAGGAAGGGGAAACTTACGCCAAACACCTCCAAATGGCAGGAGTGAAGGTGGAAGAAAGGCTTTTTCCTTCCCTTGTCCACGGATACATCCAATTGACAGGGCTCATTCCCAAAGCCAAGGAAGCGGAACAGGACCTTTTCCAGTCCTTAGTGCGATTTTTTTCTGCAAGAAAAATCTGA
- a CDS encoding MFS transporter — MGFPYTLVTLVFLSMLPVTMIVPVVKDVVKDRLLGSNWEVAYFTSIPMLGSFLFAPVAGIISDRFKNRKYFISFFCFLDAGLFYLLTIVTDMGLFLFLRFLEGAAHIFIIGLLLSSAADRENDPENKRYYGKGILMGITGMFLSLGGAFGMPLGILGRKNPLLPFYVGSGILIFVGLMSLLMLKDRGIHKAKDFKLSDLKVAIFENPFLFVPFLFNFIDRFTVGFIISSFNIHLRETLAFHPGMLGVFLGLVLFPMSLLSYPSALLSRKTGVLPLVLVGSTIYGIFLGLSGTTNEYWYLFTFLLICGIGAGVMFVPSMMLASKMSKPGLTATTMSAFTGVGSLGFMLGPIVSVQMQLVFESILPPAYSFSALSFFFGFLEIGLVFLTIPFFKKILGKMNRIDEEREKISLANPDPIL; from the coding sequence TTGGGATTCCCGTATACACTCGTAACTTTAGTTTTTTTGTCTATGTTACCGGTCACAATGATTGTGCCGGTAGTAAAGGATGTTGTAAAGGATCGGTTGCTCGGATCCAATTGGGAAGTTGCGTATTTTACAAGTATTCCCATGCTTGGTTCCTTTCTTTTTGCACCGGTTGCGGGAATCATTTCAGATCGTTTCAAAAACAGAAAGTATTTCATTAGTTTTTTCTGTTTTTTAGACGCTGGACTTTTTTATTTACTCACCATCGTCACAGACATGGGACTCTTTCTGTTTTTAAGATTTCTTGAGGGTGCCGCTCATATTTTTATCATTGGGCTTCTTCTTAGTTCTGCTGCAGATCGTGAGAATGACCCAGAGAACAAACGTTACTACGGCAAAGGAATTCTTATGGGCATCACGGGAATGTTTTTATCCCTTGGTGGTGCGTTTGGAATGCCTCTTGGAATTCTCGGCAGAAAAAATCCCCTTTTGCCATTTTACGTCGGTTCGGGAATCCTAATTTTTGTGGGATTAATGAGTCTACTCATGTTAAAGGACAGAGGGATTCATAAAGCAAAAGATTTCAAACTCAGTGACTTAAAAGTTGCCATTTTCGAAAATCCATTTTTGTTTGTTCCGTTTTTATTCAACTTCATTGATCGTTTTACTGTTGGTTTTATTATTTCTTCCTTCAATATCCACCTACGGGAAACGCTTGCCTTCCATCCCGGAATGCTCGGTGTATTTTTAGGACTCGTTCTTTTTCCAATGAGTTTACTTTCCTATCCATCTGCCCTACTTTCTCGCAAAACAGGCGTTTTGCCACTTGTACTTGTCGGATCGACGATTTATGGAATTTTTCTAGGACTTTCAGGAACCACCAATGAATATTGGTATCTTTTTACCTTTTTACTGATCTGCGGGATTGGAGCTGGCGTGATGTTTGTACCTTCCATGATGCTTGCAAGCAAAATGTCAAAACCAGGACTTACTGCCACTACCATGTCTGCCTTTACTGGAGTGGGATCTCTTGGATTTATGTTAGGACCTATTGTTTCTGTACAAATGCAATTGGTCTTTGAATCAATTTTACCTCCTGCCTATAGTTTTTCTGCTCTTTCTTTCTTTTTTGGATTTTTGGAGATTGGACTTGTGTTTTTAACCATTCCATTTTTCAAAAAGATTTTGGGAAAAATGAACCGAATCGATGAAGAAAGAGAAAAGATATCACTTGCCAACCCAGATCCTATCCTGTAG
- a CDS encoding helix-turn-helix transcriptional regulator has product MASFEDFPMIEVKKMNETEVRLFALLFNLLREPKGISFQKFRNIMPRFYKNEDIESDRKKLYRDLNQLKTLGFNIKVAQFGYQSEDYFPYYLEKESIDRTLKFTKEELESLSRVLFATDPSPEGISLSQKLFSHHLDLIPKFAKQPKENLETNDIPDSSHTEKILQAIKDKRALTIQYGYEEKERTIEPYRLVRKNTTDFYLLAYDRGKKSLRRFILPKITVKKESKEEFQSNLKITKEDLNFHPLLLSKHPEIEISIQVHPEYDDRWKLFLEGANFEKIENEYRVKTTNQNALFQFFILSPEALVATSENWKKNFQSYTKHWEDLYQFV; this is encoded by the coding sequence ATGGCTTCTTTTGAAGACTTTCCAATGATCGAAGTGAAAAAAATGAATGAGACTGAAGTTCGTCTCTTCGCTTTGCTCTTCAATCTACTCCGCGAACCCAAAGGAATCAGTTTCCAAAAATTTCGTAACATCATGCCTCGGTTCTACAAAAACGAGGATATCGAATCAGATCGTAAAAAACTTTACAGAGACTTAAACCAACTAAAAACTCTTGGGTTCAATATCAAAGTTGCTCAATTTGGTTACCAATCTGAAGACTATTTTCCTTATTATTTAGAAAAAGAATCCATTGATCGCACACTAAAGTTCACCAAAGAAGAGTTAGAGTCTCTTTCTAGGGTTTTGTTTGCAACAGATCCTAGCCCAGAAGGAATCAGCCTTTCTCAAAAGTTATTCTCCCACCATCTGGATCTCATTCCTAAATTTGCAAAACAACCAAAAGAAAATTTAGAAACGAATGATATTCCTGACTCATCTCATACAGAAAAAATCCTACAAGCAATCAAAGACAAAAGAGCACTCACTATCCAATACGGTTATGAGGAAAAAGAAAGAACTATCGAACCTTATCGACTCGTTCGAAAAAATACAACCGACTTCTACTTACTTGCTTATGATCGTGGAAAAAAGTCCTTACGAAGATTCATTCTTCCCAAAATTACAGTCAAAAAGGAATCTAAAGAAGAATTCCAATCCAATCTTAAAATTACAAAGGAAGATTTAAACTTTCATCCTTTATTACTTTCAAAACACCCAGAAATAGAAATTTCCATTCAAGTCCATCCCGAGTATGATGATCGTTGGAAGTTATTTTTAGAAGGGGCAAATTTTGAGAAAATAGAGAACGAATACCGGGTTAAGACCACAAACCAAAACGCTTTGTTCCAATTTTTTATCCTTTCTCCTGAAGCTCTTGTTGCTACTTCAGAAAATTGGAAAAAAAACTTCCAATCTTATACTAAACATTGGGAAGATTTGTATCAGTTTGTTTGA
- a CDS encoding LIC13410 family lipoprotein, translating into MIKKLLILSTLASVLFLVSCTSGNKVQAGSSKVHPHTALRKLEIDMIKVGDGLVKTEAVLGKSTEKSIDPNGTVMVWYFAEDRDVPEQYYTLKEKPDTVEKFLKLTFDAKNKITAKDFKL; encoded by the coding sequence ATGATCAAAAAACTTTTGATACTCAGCACACTCGCTTCAGTTTTGTTTTTGGTTTCTTGTACATCGGGAAACAAAGTCCAGGCGGGAAGTAGTAAAGTTCATCCACACACAGCACTTCGCAAATTAGAAATCGATATGATCAAAGTGGGGGATGGTTTGGTAAAAACAGAAGCTGTTCTTGGCAAATCGACCGAAAAATCAATCGATCCTAATGGAACAGTCATGGTATGGTACTTTGCAGAAGACCGTGATGTTCCAGAACAATACTACACTTTAAAAGAAAAACCAGATACAGTAGAAAAGTTTTTAAAGCTCACATTTGATGCTAAAAACAAAATTACTGCAAAAGATTTTAAACTATAG
- a CDS encoding GNAT family N-acetyltransferase, translating into MKPNTINKTERILEVRLAENQLEIERALALRYEVFNLEMGEGLPQSSATRKDRDEYDLYCHHLIVIDKSTDDKKIVGTYRILTRQNAKNGIGFYSENEFDITSIYNLPDEIAEVGRSCVHPDYRDGSVISLLWQGLAEFMNKHNVRYLMGCGSIHSTDAGVASQSYGFLKAKDAIAPEEFRVYPNPDFVLPGFDANFHVEDPKSISKNIPPLLKGYLRVGAKICGIPALDSVFGTTDVFILFDRKEITERYAKHYMNA; encoded by the coding sequence ATGAAACCAAATACAATTAACAAAACAGAACGAATCTTAGAAGTTCGTTTAGCAGAAAACCAACTAGAAATAGAAAGAGCACTGGCACTCCGTTATGAAGTGTTCAATTTAGAAATGGGAGAAGGTCTGCCACAATCTTCTGCTACAAGAAAAGATCGTGATGAGTACGATTTGTACTGCCACCACTTAATCGTAATCGATAAGTCTACAGACGACAAAAAAATTGTTGGTACCTACCGGATTTTAACACGCCAAAATGCAAAAAACGGAATTGGTTTTTACAGCGAAAATGAATTTGATATTACTTCTATTTATAACCTTCCAGACGAAATTGCGGAAGTAGGACGTTCTTGTGTTCACCCTGACTACCGTGATGGTTCGGTGATTTCTTTACTTTGGCAAGGTCTTGCTGAGTTCATGAACAAACATAACGTTCGTTATTTGATGGGTTGTGGATCCATTCATTCCACTGATGCAGGAGTTGCTTCTCAATCTTATGGATTTTTGAAAGCAAAAGACGCCATCGCACCGGAAGAATTTCGGGTGTATCCAAACCCTGACTTTGTCCTTCCAGGGTTTGATGCCAATTTTCACGTTGAAGATCCAAAATCGATCTCCAAAAATATCCCTCCACTTTTGAAAGGATACCTCCGGGTGGGTGCTAAAATCTGTGGAATTCCTGCACTGGATTCTGTTTTTGGTACTACAGATGTGTTTATTCTTTTCGACCGCAAGGAAATTACGGAGAGATATGCGAAACACTATATGAATGCATGA
- a CDS encoding DUF2779 domain-containing protein: MFDQKLTPITKSQYLQYLRCNNAFHLVKDGIVPKPSTASYGGYLEWGDFLKLCRDQFGNSTIIDKTLEKEESFQKTEQLILEKKSIFHAHLRFKEFVSTVEYLEYDNERDGWILWDFRPIGSIKQDIMRSLYFHKQVAEGMSLNILGYKLIRIQTKYIYPGGPIQPEDYLLIEDITPRMESELGTRAEEWKQFQEELERTNEQTIRYSFLDSKPSCRSLKTCLSPAHCAKGKENAKEIFDFRDSSELAKQWFALGYNSYESVPDSELSPIQKIQKQAHITGNTYFDRNSFETYLSNVTKSVAFLDFESINPYIPLYPHTRPFQHVPYLYSLHIWDRENDTLIHKTYLHEDLESDPRVPVMTQLQKDLPPGITIFSFNDFFEKLIIQESAEAFPEFLEFWERVKSMFIDLAMPFKKLWIYHPGQNGKASLKEILPCFSMESHGGLSIREGQDANYQYLRLIKKQVTAEEKKRVLEDLIAYCKLDSYGLFLIYRMLQERLSVI, translated from the coding sequence TTGTTTGATCAAAAGCTGACTCCCATCACTAAATCTCAGTATTTACAATACTTAAGATGCAACAATGCTTTCCATCTTGTAAAGGATGGAATTGTTCCGAAACCTTCCACGGCATCTTACGGCGGTTATTTGGAATGGGGCGACTTTCTTAAACTTTGTAGAGACCAGTTTGGCAATTCAACCATTATCGATAAAACACTAGAGAAAGAAGAAAGTTTCCAAAAAACCGAACAACTGATTCTGGAAAAAAAATCTATTTTCCATGCTCACCTTCGATTTAAGGAATTTGTATCCACAGTTGAATATTTAGAATACGACAATGAACGAGATGGATGGATTCTTTGGGATTTCCGCCCCATTGGTTCGATCAAACAAGACATTATGCGGTCTTTGTATTTCCACAAACAAGTGGCCGAGGGAATGTCTTTAAACATTTTGGGATACAAACTCATTCGTATCCAAACCAAATATATTTACCCAGGTGGTCCCATCCAACCAGAAGACTATTTACTCATAGAAGACATAACTCCGCGGATGGAATCAGAGTTGGGAACGAGAGCAGAAGAATGGAAGCAGTTTCAGGAAGAACTGGAACGAACAAACGAACAAACCATTCGGTATTCGTTTTTAGATTCCAAACCCAGTTGCCGATCACTCAAAACATGTTTGTCTCCAGCCCATTGTGCAAAAGGAAAAGAAAATGCAAAAGAAATCTTTGATTTTCGCGACAGCTCCGAATTAGCAAAACAATGGTTTGCTTTAGGGTACAATTCGTACGAATCTGTTCCTGATTCTGAACTTTCTCCCATCCAAAAAATACAAAAACAAGCTCATATCACGGGAAATACATATTTTGATCGAAATTCGTTCGAAACATACTTATCTAATGTGACAAAATCTGTTGCTTTTTTAGATTTTGAATCAATCAACCCTTATATCCCACTGTATCCACATACTAGACCCTTCCAACATGTGCCCTATCTATATTCCTTACATATTTGGGATAGAGAAAACGATACATTAATCCATAAAACCTATTTACACGAAGATTTAGAATCAGATCCCCGCGTTCCTGTGATGACCCAATTACAAAAAGACTTACCTCCCGGGATCACCATCTTCTCGTTTAACGATTTCTTTGAAAAACTCATCATTCAGGAGTCCGCAGAAGCCTTTCCAGAGTTTTTAGAATTCTGGGAAAGAGTCAAATCGATGTTTATCGACCTTGCAATGCCCTTCAAAAAACTCTGGATCTACCATCCAGGCCAAAATGGAAAAGCATCTCTAAAGGAAATACTGCCTTGTTTTAGTATGGAAAGTCACGGAGGCCTTTCCATACGAGAGGGGCAAGATGCGAATTACCAATATTTGAGATTGATAAAAAAGCAGGTGACAGCCGAAGAAAAAAAACGTGTTCTGGAGGATTTGATAGCTTATTGCAAACTTGATAGTTATGGTTTGTTTTTAATCTATAGAATGTTACAAGAAAGATTATCGGTTATTTAA